A genomic segment from Eisenibacter elegans DSM 3317 encodes:
- a CDS encoding CDP-alcohol phosphatidyltransferase family protein: MKTLSRHFPNLLTLGNVISGCIGLHYAAQGQLREAAYALAAGLVFDFLDGAAARLLRAESAIGKPLDSLADMVSFGALPAMLWYVQMAGHTPVRQPWWAHMAWFIAAAAALRLAKFTIDQNQQEHFSGVPTPAVALLVASSAWWQAPDWVWQPWVAGSLAIALAALMLLNRPFLSFKFKTLRPSHEANPWRYGLLLGSLMLLAGGGLAWIPAIFVLYLTLSVIALKR, encoded by the coding sequence ATGAAGACCTTGAGTCGCCACTTCCCTAACCTACTTACTTTAGGCAATGTCATCAGTGGCTGCATTGGCCTGCATTATGCCGCCCAAGGCCAACTGAGAGAGGCTGCCTATGCTCTGGCTGCTGGTTTGGTGTTTGATTTCTTGGATGGGGCAGCGGCACGCTTACTCAGGGCCGAGTCAGCTATAGGCAAACCACTTGATTCCCTAGCCGATATGGTCAGCTTTGGCGCGCTTCCCGCTATGCTGTGGTATGTACAAATGGCCGGTCATACTCCCGTACGTCAGCCGTGGTGGGCGCATATGGCGTGGTTTATTGCTGCGGCAGCGGCCTTACGTTTGGCCAAGTTTACCATAGACCAAAACCAGCAAGAGCATTTCTCAGGTGTCCCCACCCCTGCGGTAGCGCTGTTGGTGGCTTCCTCAGCTTGGTGGCAGGCTCCTGATTGGGTTTGGCAGCCTTGGGTTGCCGGTAGCTTGGCCATAGCCTTGGCCGCCCTGATGCTGCTCAACAGGCCTTTTTTGTCCTTCAAATTCAAAACCCTTCGCCCTAGCCACGAGGCCAACCCTTGGCGCTATGGCCTCTTGTTGGGCAGCCTTATGCTGCTTGCTGGAGGAGGGCTGGCCTGGATTCCGGCGATTTTCGTCTTGTACCTTACTTTGTCAGTTATCGCACTAAAAAGGTAG
- a CDS encoding DUF3592 domain-containing protein, with amino-acid sequence MHTFISRSILASKRMIFAMASSKTPLRNTRLAVLIFALFSVLAFGYMVLMQWQWLRQTESAQATLVGWKPQRYAFLPIWEYQPTEADTVIQFTSNVPTTDTLHPTRGQQQWIRYRPEQPTQAVVYDFWHLWFAPSMVLVFGLMPLALVCLIRYILMAKINPDEDLESPLP; translated from the coding sequence TTGCATACCTTTATCAGCCGGAGTATTTTGGCTTCTAAACGAATGATTTTTGCTATGGCCTCTTCCAAAACCCCTTTACGCAATACACGCTTAGCCGTATTGATTTTTGCTTTGTTTTCTGTGTTGGCCTTTGGCTATATGGTCTTGATGCAGTGGCAGTGGCTACGCCAAACAGAGTCGGCTCAGGCAACACTTGTCGGTTGGAAACCCCAGCGTTATGCCTTTTTACCGATATGGGAATACCAACCAACCGAAGCCGACACCGTGATACAGTTTACAAGCAATGTGCCTACCACAGATACCCTCCATCCCACACGCGGCCAGCAACAATGGATACGTTACCGTCCCGAACAGCCCACACAAGCCGTGGTGTATGACTTCTGGCATCTGTGGTTTGCTCCCTCCATGGTACTGGTCTTTGGCTTGATGCCCTTGGCATTGGTATGCTTGATACGTTATATTTTGATGGCCAAAATTAACCCTGATGAAGACCTTGAGTCGCCACTTCCCTAA
- a CDS encoding tetratricopeptide repeat protein: MHMQRIMLFFVCFSFLTLAAQAQEEETMLREGLALINQGKYQESIRKNEEVIKKYPKSHVAFNNIGLAYYYLDEMDKSIDFLKKSIAVNADYGLAHANLSKMLFLEDRYEESLKHANRSIQIGGSQSDLALYVKGRILLDQGNAEAAIEMFKDAIKIDGEYRDAYFWRGYAYVSLQKYEMAILDYDRVVRLDPNHSMTYNNRGYCYMEGPQNYDRAMSDFNKALELDPDNHQAVNNRAFILHEQGKKEEACKEWQRAIKMGNKNAQNLYNDYCN, encoded by the coding sequence ATGCATATGCAAAGAATAATGTTGTTTTTCGTTTGCTTTAGTTTCCTAACACTAGCCGCTCAGGCTCAAGAGGAAGAAACAATGCTTCGAGAGGGTCTGGCGCTAATCAACCAAGGTAAATACCAAGAAAGTATCCGCAAGAATGAAGAGGTAATCAAAAAATACCCCAAAAGCCACGTTGCTTTCAACAACATCGGCTTGGCTTATTACTACTTAGATGAGATGGATAAGTCTATTGATTTTTTGAAAAAATCTATTGCTGTCAATGCTGATTATGGCTTGGCACACGCCAACTTGTCTAAGATGCTGTTTTTGGAAGACCGCTACGAAGAGAGTCTCAAACACGCCAACCGCTCTATTCAAATTGGCGGCTCACAATCAGATTTGGCGCTTTATGTCAAAGGACGCATCTTGCTTGACCAAGGCAATGCAGAAGCCGCCATTGAAATGTTTAAAGATGCTATCAAAATAGATGGAGAATACAGAGATGCCTATTTTTGGCGTGGCTATGCCTATGTGTCGCTTCAGAAATATGAGATGGCCATCTTGGACTATGACAGGGTAGTACGCCTTGACCCTAATCATTCTATGACCTACAACAACAGAGGGTACTGCTATATGGAAGGACCTCAAAATTATGATCGAGCGATGTCTGATTTTAACAAGGCTTTAGAGCTAGATCCAGACAATCATCAGGCGGTCAACAACAGAGCTTTTATACTGCACGAACAAGGCAAAAAAGAAGAAGCTTGTAAAGAATGGCAACGCGCTATCAAAATGGGCAATAAAAACGCCCAAAACCTGTACAACGATTATTGTAACTAA
- the panC gene encoding pantoate--beta-alanine ligase, translating into MQLITSIPLINQLVRSYYMEGLSVGLVPTMGALHEGHLALVRQALAENDRVVVSIFVNPIQFNNAQDLAKYPRTLSQDQVLLEQVGCHVLFCPTEVDMYPAQPRIGMQFEGLDDVLEGAFRPGHFSGVGVVVSKLFHAVMPHRAYFGQKDFQQCLIIRQLVKDLSFPITLRFCPTVRESSGLALSSRNTRLSALARNTQAPLLYQALQLVAQQLAQGHTAALATAQAHQLLAQEPAIQVEYLSVVDTLTLQPVLGGVANPKEVIVCIAAYLEGVRLIDNLWEL; encoded by the coding sequence ATGCAGCTTATCACTTCTATACCCCTTATCAATCAGTTAGTTAGGTCGTATTATATGGAGGGTTTGTCCGTCGGATTAGTCCCTACAATGGGGGCCTTACATGAGGGGCATTTGGCCTTGGTACGGCAGGCGCTAGCCGAAAACGACCGAGTGGTGGTGAGTATTTTTGTCAACCCAATTCAGTTTAACAATGCGCAAGATTTAGCGAAATATCCAAGAACCTTGTCCCAAGACCAAGTGCTTTTAGAGCAGGTTGGCTGTCATGTGCTTTTTTGTCCTACGGAGGTCGATATGTATCCGGCGCAGCCACGGATAGGGATGCAGTTTGAGGGGCTAGACGATGTGTTGGAGGGGGCTTTTCGCCCCGGGCATTTCAGTGGTGTAGGGGTGGTGGTGTCCAAGCTTTTCCATGCGGTGATGCCCCATAGAGCCTATTTTGGGCAAAAGGATTTCCAACAGTGCTTGATTATCAGGCAGTTGGTCAAAGATTTGAGTTTTCCCATCACATTGCGTTTTTGCCCTACTGTCAGGGAGAGTAGTGGGCTGGCTTTGTCTTCGCGCAACACCCGCCTCTCTGCTTTAGCGCGCAACACACAAGCGCCCTTGTTGTATCAGGCTCTTCAGCTTGTTGCGCAACAATTGGCACAAGGCCATACAGCAGCATTAGCCACAGCCCAAGCCCACCAATTGTTGGCACAAGAGCCGGCGATTCAAGTAGAGTATTTGTCTGTAGTAGATACCCTCACCCTACAGCCCGTCTTGGGGGGGGTAGCTAACCCCAAAGAGGTCATTGTCTGTATTGCGGCCTACCTTGAGGGGGTGCGGCTGATAGACAATCTGTGGGAACTATAA
- a CDS encoding glycogen/starch synthase, which yields MQKLRILYVASEINPFLKTSYVADFVRQLPQAMQERGMEIRILVPRFGLINERKNRLHEVVRLSGINIAVGDEEKPLIIKVASIPNAKLQVYFIDNEDYFQRRSMFLDEQDKFYEDNDERAIFFCKGVMETVKKLGWAPDVIHCNDWITSLIPIYLKTTYQNDPIFKNTKSIFAIYNNYFQHQFNEDFIQKVKMADIDDKMLSPLKNANFESLIKIGIKYADTVIRAEEAYSDILSRLLEEHQVDNISAFPSNNGDFSEYYYQFYNELAGVA from the coding sequence ATGCAAAAACTTCGAATTCTGTACGTGGCCAGTGAAATCAACCCTTTTCTCAAAACTTCTTATGTGGCTGATTTCGTACGTCAATTGCCTCAGGCAATGCAAGAGCGCGGAATGGAGATTAGAATCTTAGTCCCGCGCTTTGGTCTTATTAATGAGCGTAAGAACCGACTTCATGAGGTTGTGCGCCTGTCAGGAATCAATATCGCCGTCGGAGACGAAGAAAAGCCGCTCATCATCAAGGTAGCCTCTATCCCCAATGCCAAGCTCCAAGTCTATTTCATAGACAATGAAGACTACTTCCAGCGCCGCTCTATGTTCTTAGATGAACAAGACAAGTTTTATGAAGACAACGACGAGCGGGCCATCTTCTTTTGCAAGGGAGTAATGGAAACTGTTAAGAAATTGGGCTGGGCACCCGATGTGATTCACTGCAATGACTGGATTACGAGCCTGATTCCGATTTATCTGAAAACAACTTATCAAAATGACCCCATATTTAAGAATACAAAGTCTATATTTGCAATCTATAACAATTACTTCCAGCATCAGTTCAACGAGGATTTCATCCAAAAAGTAAAGATGGCCGATATAGATGACAAAATGCTTTCGCCACTCAAAAATGCTAACTTTGAATCGTTGATCAAGATAGGAATCAAGTATGCTGATACCGTCATTCGTGCCGAAGAAGCATACAGCGATATCCTAAGCCGACTGCTGGAGGAGCATCAAGTAGATAACATCAGTGCATTCCCTTCTAACAATGGCGACTTTTCAGAGTATTATTACCAATTTTATAATGAACTTGCAGGTGTTGCATAA
- a CDS encoding DUF4270 family protein has translation MNLQVLHKPFFHRALSLGLSAFLLFLTACQQPNEVGLGLISDGDIRLIYVDTLTLRTSTVLLDSINTSNPNLLLSGAYTDPEFGRIRATSYISYIGATVTAAQILPTEAILDSLAIDFSFAYFYGDSSQTQRLEAHVLNQPLAISKEYYNFSSVPFAAQALGSTTITPSTLTRTVGNVRGSNVRIRIDSPDLLARLGNISRGVNPIPKADIDNILPGIALVSEDNSQAVLGFDVAGSGITIFYHLPSDTLGQTAREFIAISAYGLASFNQIQSNRAGTPLASLSSQTPLPNTAYIQNGLGIATKIEIPYLNALKEGNSRLAINRAELIIFPEPNNSVFAPNSTLGLYFLTPEHRPVRTRLFRERAFQEEGRDLNSNTFPLRLSLSSNSRTYRALISSTLQRMQQNENISFLIGSSFYFVSEDDADNPISNANVNRMKLSITPNSTRRMRLELYYTLVK, from the coding sequence ATGAACTTGCAGGTGTTGCATAAACCATTCTTCCATCGAGCGCTTAGCCTTGGGCTAAGTGCTTTTCTCTTATTCTTAACCGCTTGTCAACAGCCCAATGAAGTAGGGCTGGGCCTCATATCTGATGGCGATATACGCCTGATTTATGTCGACACCCTGACACTGAGGACAAGTACTGTATTGCTAGATAGTATCAATACCAGCAACCCCAACCTGCTGTTGAGCGGAGCCTATACTGACCCAGAGTTTGGCCGCATCCGAGCTACCAGTTATATCAGCTACATAGGGGCTACAGTAACGGCAGCCCAGATATTGCCCACAGAGGCGATCTTGGACTCTCTGGCAATAGACTTTAGCTTTGCGTATTTCTATGGCGACTCGTCGCAAACACAACGCCTAGAAGCACACGTACTGAACCAGCCCTTGGCCATATCTAAAGAATACTACAACTTTTCGAGTGTTCCGTTTGCCGCCCAAGCCCTTGGCAGTACAACCATCACCCCCTCTACCCTGACACGCACAGTAGGAAACGTACGAGGCTCTAATGTCCGTATTCGTATTGATTCGCCTGACTTATTGGCGCGCCTAGGCAATATCTCGCGTGGTGTCAACCCCATTCCAAAGGCTGATATTGACAATATCTTGCCCGGCATTGCTTTGGTAAGCGAAGACAACAGCCAAGCCGTATTGGGCTTTGATGTAGCAGGCTCAGGAATTACGATTTTCTATCATCTTCCTTCTGATACCTTGGGGCAAACTGCACGCGAGTTTATCGCCATTTCGGCCTATGGCCTAGCATCCTTCAATCAGATTCAGAGCAACCGCGCCGGTACTCCTTTGGCTTCTTTGAGCAGCCAAACGCCACTTCCCAATACTGCCTATATCCAAAATGGGCTAGGCATCGCTACAAAAATAGAAATTCCTTATCTCAACGCATTGAAAGAAGGCAACTCTCGTTTGGCTATTAACCGTGCGGAGTTGATCATCTTCCCCGAACCCAACAACAGTGTTTTTGCCCCCAATAGTACCTTGGGGCTCTATTTTCTAACTCCTGAGCACCGCCCTGTCCGTACGAGGCTTTTCCGTGAACGTGCATTTCAGGAAGAAGGGCGCGACCTCAATAGCAACACCTTCCCCCTAAGGCTCTCTCTAAGTAGCAATAGCCGTACATACAGAGCGCTAATATCGAGCACCTTGCAAAGAATGCAGCAGAATGAAAACATCAGTTTTCTGATAGGGTCTAGCTTTTATTTTGTTTCCGAAGATGATGCAGACAACCCCATTTCCAATGCAAACGTAAACAGAATGAAACTGAGCATTACGCCTAATAGTACCCGTCGTATGCGTTTGGAATTGTATTATACCTTAGTCAAGTAA
- the glmS gene encoding glutamine--fructose-6-phosphate transaminase (isomerizing) has protein sequence MCGIIAYSGHREAYPVIIKGLKRLEYRGYDSAGVAIFNQDLQVYKKKGRVSDLDAYAQGQDLHGTVGIGHTRWATHGEPNDVNAHPHYSQSKNIVLIHNGIIENYASIKQDLLNKGYSFHSETDSEVLVNFIEDVQQNVGCSLVEAVRLALQKVVGAYAIVIISKDNPGQMIAARKGSPLVIGIGEREFFVASDATPIIEYTNEVVYLDDQELAVIEDGELHIKSLDSIEKTPYIHKLDLELDAIEKGGFEHFMLKEIFEQPKSVSDSMRGRINSTEGTLLLGGLIEYINRLVSADRIIILGCGTSWHAGLVAEYIFEELARVPVEVEYASEFRYRNPIIRENDVVIAISQSGETADTLAAIELAKSKGAIIFGVCNVVGASIPRVTHAGAYIHAGPEIGVASTKAFTGQLSILMMMALMIAHRKGTITESRYRKLLVELEQIPAKIEQCLALNAQTQYIAEVFKDVRNFLYLGRGYNFPVALEGALKLKEISYIHAEGYPAAEMKHGPIALIDEEMPVVFIAPHDSSYEKIVSNIQEVKARKGRVIAIVNEGDTVIKNLVDFSIEIPYTSEELTPLLSVIPLQLLAYHIAVMRGCDVDRPRNLAKSVTVE, from the coding sequence ATGTGTGGAATCATAGCATACAGCGGACACCGCGAAGCTTATCCCGTAATTATCAAAGGCTTGAAGCGCCTAGAATATCGTGGCTATGACAGTGCTGGCGTGGCTATCTTTAACCAAGATTTGCAAGTGTATAAGAAAAAGGGTAGGGTTTCAGACCTTGACGCTTATGCACAAGGGCAAGATTTGCACGGAACCGTCGGGATAGGGCATACCCGATGGGCTACTCACGGAGAGCCAAATGATGTCAATGCACACCCACACTACTCGCAAAGCAAAAACATCGTCTTGATTCATAACGGCATCATCGAAAACTATGCCTCTATCAAGCAAGATTTGCTCAACAAAGGCTATAGCTTTCATAGCGAAACCGACTCGGAGGTGCTTGTCAACTTTATTGAAGATGTACAGCAAAATGTAGGCTGCTCACTGGTAGAAGCAGTGCGCCTAGCCCTGCAAAAGGTAGTAGGGGCTTACGCTATCGTGATTATCTCTAAGGATAACCCCGGGCAAATGATTGCTGCGCGCAAAGGCAGCCCTTTGGTGATTGGCATTGGTGAGAGAGAGTTTTTTGTTGCTTCTGATGCTACACCTATCATCGAATATACCAACGAAGTAGTATACCTCGACGACCAAGAGCTGGCCGTTATTGAAGACGGGGAGCTACACATAAAAAGTCTCGACTCAATCGAGAAAACACCCTACATCCACAAGCTTGACCTAGAGCTGGATGCTATCGAGAAGGGTGGTTTTGAGCATTTTATGCTCAAAGAAATTTTTGAGCAACCCAAGTCTGTCAGCGACAGTATGCGTGGGCGTATCAATTCTACCGAAGGGACTTTATTGCTCGGAGGGCTGATTGAGTACATCAACCGTTTGGTCAGCGCCGACCGCATCATCATCCTTGGCTGTGGTACCTCTTGGCACGCAGGCCTGGTAGCAGAGTATATTTTTGAAGAACTAGCACGAGTACCGGTAGAGGTCGAGTATGCCTCGGAATTCCGATACCGCAACCCCATCATTCGTGAAAACGATGTGGTGATAGCCATCTCACAATCTGGCGAAACAGCCGACACCTTGGCGGCCATCGAGCTAGCCAAATCCAAAGGAGCCATCATTTTTGGTGTCTGCAATGTAGTAGGAGCATCTATCCCACGTGTAACCCATGCTGGCGCTTATATCCACGCCGGCCCTGAGATAGGTGTAGCCAGTACGAAGGCCTTCACCGGCCAACTGTCTATCTTGATGATGATGGCCTTGATGATTGCGCATCGCAAAGGCACCATCACCGAAAGCCGTTACCGAAAACTACTCGTAGAGTTGGAGCAAATTCCTGCCAAAATAGAACAATGCCTTGCGCTCAACGCGCAAACACAATACATTGCAGAGGTGTTCAAAGATGTTCGTAACTTCTTGTACCTTGGCCGAGGTTATAACTTCCCCGTAGCGCTTGAAGGAGCTTTGAAGCTGAAGGAAATTTCTTATATCCACGCAGAGGGCTATCCGGCGGCGGAGATGAAGCACGGACCTATTGCTTTGATTGATGAAGAAATGCCAGTGGTATTCATTGCCCCACACGATAGCAGTTATGAAAAAATTGTCTCCAATATTCAAGAAGTAAAGGCACGCAAAGGACGCGTAATTGCCATCGTCAACGAAGGTGATACGGTCATCAAAAACTTGGTAGACTTCAGCATCGAAATCCCTTATACTAGCGAAGAGCTTACGCCGCTTTTGTCGGTGATTCCTTTGCAGCTATTGGCTTACCATATTGCGGTGATGCGTGGTTGTGATGTAGACCGCCCCCGCAACTTGGCCAAGTCTGTAACGGTAGAATAA
- a CDS encoding SDR family oxidoreductase translates to MNFKGKTVFITGASRGIGKAIGLRLAREGANIVIAAKTAEPHPKLPGTIFSAAEEVEAAGGKALPLVVDVRDEQQVQEAVEKAVATFGGIDILVNNASAIQLTGTLETEMKRYDLMHQINTRGTFLTSQKCLPYLLKSENPHVLNLSPPLNMEERWFAPHVAYTMAKFGMSMCVLGMAGEYRKQGVAFNALWPLTTIATAAVQNLLGGEQMVSKSRTPEIMADAAYAIFSKNSRECTGNFFIDEHLLRAEGVTDFSKYAVTPGTKDQDLMPDFFV, encoded by the coding sequence ATGAATTTTAAAGGAAAAACCGTTTTCATCACTGGTGCTAGCCGAGGTATCGGTAAAGCCATCGGCTTGCGCCTCGCCCGTGAGGGTGCCAATATTGTCATTGCAGCCAAAACGGCAGAGCCTCATCCCAAATTGCCCGGAACCATCTTTAGCGCTGCCGAAGAGGTAGAGGCCGCAGGCGGCAAAGCTCTCCCCCTGGTAGTAGATGTACGCGATGAACAGCAAGTACAAGAGGCTGTAGAGAAAGCTGTGGCCACATTTGGCGGTATCGATATACTCGTAAACAATGCGAGCGCAATCCAACTTACAGGAACGCTCGAAACAGAAATGAAGCGCTATGATTTGATGCACCAAATCAATACCCGTGGTACTTTTTTGACTTCGCAAAAGTGTTTGCCATATTTGCTCAAATCCGAAAACCCACACGTACTTAACCTTTCGCCCCCACTCAATATGGAAGAGCGTTGGTTTGCTCCACACGTAGCCTACACGATGGCCAAGTTTGGGATGAGTATGTGTGTATTGGGTATGGCTGGTGAATACCGCAAACAAGGGGTAGCCTTCAACGCACTATGGCCTTTGACTACTATCGCTACAGCGGCTGTTCAAAACCTCCTCGGCGGCGAACAGATGGTTTCCAAATCACGCACACCAGAGATTATGGCCGATGCCGCCTATGCCATCTTCTCCAAAAATAGCCGCGAGTGTACCGGCAATTTCTTTATCGATGAGCACTTGTTGCGTGCCGAAGGAGTTACTGATTTTAGCAAATATGCCGTTACCCCCGGCACTAAGGATCAAGACCTGATGCCTGATTTCTTTGTTTAA
- a CDS encoding peptidylprolyl isomerase, with the protein MTQYFHFQAKWTLAFLFLALSVGYAQNSKSKGDYLITMSTPKGDIVLRLYDQTPKHKANFLKLAQEGFYEGLLFHRVINGFMIQGGDPNSRNAQPGQGLGEGDVGYYVDAEFVPELFHKKGALAAARDNNPAKASSGCQFYIVQGKPLSDADLDAFESRTGNKYTPKQREAYRTLGGTPHLDQNYTVFGEVIEGLEVIDAIAAVATDRRDRPQEDVKMQVKVTFLKHKQITKRYPQLQE; encoded by the coding sequence ATGACACAGTACTTTCACTTTCAAGCCAAATGGACACTGGCGTTCTTATTTTTGGCACTCTCTGTTGGTTATGCCCAAAACAGCAAAAGTAAAGGCGATTACCTCATCACAATGAGTACCCCAAAAGGCGATATCGTATTACGCCTCTATGACCAAACCCCCAAACACAAGGCCAATTTCCTAAAACTAGCCCAAGAAGGTTTTTATGAGGGGCTATTGTTCCACAGGGTCATCAACGGATTTATGATTCAAGGGGGCGACCCCAATTCACGCAACGCGCAGCCCGGTCAAGGTTTGGGCGAAGGTGATGTGGGCTATTATGTTGATGCAGAGTTTGTGCCCGAGCTGTTTCACAAAAAAGGTGCCTTAGCTGCCGCCCGCGACAATAACCCGGCCAAAGCCTCTAGCGGTTGTCAGTTTTATATCGTACAAGGCAAACCCCTGAGCGATGCTGATTTAGATGCTTTTGAAAGCCGAACCGGCAATAAATACACCCCCAAGCAGCGCGAAGCATACCGTACCCTAGGCGGAACACCACACCTAGACCAAAACTATACTGTTTTTGGAGAAGTAATTGAAGGTTTGGAGGTAATAGATGCCATAGCCGCAGTAGCTACCGACCGCCGCGACCGCCCCCAAGAGGATGTCAAAATGCAGGTCAAAGTAACGTTTCTCAAACACAAACAAATCACCAAACGCTATCCACAACTACAAGAATAA
- a CDS encoding patatin-like phospholipase family protein — MGIITQSIGSGLGVPMLFLEPEYLNEVSGWSFFVMGITLGTFTLSYQITCYILDAPRFSFLGVLSAPFWKFLINNAFIPLLFMGIYTYKLWRYELYNEQLPVETVVIRIAALWAGFTLAGRALLYYFLHTNKDVFNIFAEPIDRTLKRTKMVRVNVFQRLQIARQHPNRVDYYLNNYLQPCKTIDPSQINSYRVLKVFDQNHQNGVIIQFVILGLVLAIGTFRDYPFFQIPAAASLVFLFTIVLMITGALSYWLRGWTFSFTVLILLSINILTERGYISPTYQAYGLNYATPKADYTLQNVRTLSNDEQYRDDVQTTLVALNNWRKKFPPNVKPKMVFVCASGGGQRAAVWAMRTLQTVDSTLNGRLMKHTMLMTGASGGMVGMAYFRELYLRQQQGRLTNPYDTQYLDNIAKDNLNAIMFSLVVNDLFFGFQTFEYGGYRYYKDRGHAFEQQLNRNTGGMLDKPLCDYREPELLSQIPMMMLTPTIVNDGRKLIISPVNASYMTVPTIYQQRFLNQKTKGIEFLRFFKEQDAGNLRFLTALRMSATFPYVTPNIKLPSEPAMQIMDAGVSDNFGISDAVRFLFTFRKWIQENTSGVVFVSIRDTQKDKPIEKSIEQSLFQRIFTPVSSLFVNLEYVQDIQNDTQIEFAQSWLGLPVYRVEFQYVPISKNMDEVQERYRQWQQLQTSPAVANNDETPKIIRIERAPLSWHLADKDKENIKRTIFEIRNQLAIRQLKALL, encoded by the coding sequence TTGGGTATCATCACCCAATCTATCGGGAGTGGGTTGGGTGTGCCAATGCTTTTTTTGGAGCCCGAATATCTCAATGAAGTAAGCGGCTGGAGCTTTTTTGTGATGGGCATTACCTTGGGGACGTTTACACTGTCGTACCAAATCACTTGCTATATCTTGGATGCGCCCCGGTTTTCGTTCTTGGGTGTTCTCTCAGCGCCTTTTTGGAAGTTTTTAATCAACAATGCCTTTATTCCCCTGCTGTTTATGGGTATTTATACCTACAAGCTTTGGCGCTATGAGCTATACAACGAGCAGCTGCCCGTCGAAACAGTGGTGATACGCATTGCCGCGCTTTGGGCGGGCTTTACCTTGGCTGGGCGAGCATTGCTCTATTATTTTTTGCATACCAACAAAGATGTGTTCAATATCTTTGCCGAACCCATAGACCGCACCCTGAAGCGCACTAAGATGGTACGGGTCAATGTTTTTCAGCGCCTACAGATTGCCCGACAACACCCCAACCGAGTCGATTATTACCTCAACAATTACCTACAGCCGTGCAAAACTATTGACCCCAGCCAAATCAATAGCTACAGGGTCTTGAAGGTATTTGACCAAAACCACCAAAACGGGGTCATTATTCAGTTTGTCATCTTGGGCTTGGTATTAGCTATCGGAACTTTCCGCGACTACCCCTTTTTCCAGATTCCGGCAGCAGCCAGTTTGGTGTTCTTATTTACTATTGTCTTGATGATTACCGGCGCCTTGTCTTATTGGTTGCGTGGCTGGACTTTTTCTTTTACGGTGTTGATATTGCTCAGTATCAATATTTTGACTGAGCGAGGATACATCTCCCCTACCTACCAAGCCTACGGGCTCAACTATGCAACCCCCAAAGCAGATTATACACTTCAGAATGTTCGTACGCTCAGCAACGACGAACAATATCGCGATGATGTACAAACAACACTCGTGGCGTTGAACAATTGGCGCAAGAAATTCCCTCCCAATGTCAAACCAAAGATGGTCTTTGTGTGTGCGAGTGGCGGCGGCCAACGAGCGGCAGTATGGGCAATGCGTACTCTCCAGACCGTAGACAGTACCCTCAACGGGCGCTTGATGAAGCACACAATGCTCATGACCGGGGCTTCGGGCGGAATGGTTGGGATGGCCTATTTTAGGGAGCTTTATCTACGCCAACAACAAGGCCGCCTGACCAACCCCTACGATACCCAATACCTCGACAATATCGCCAAAGATAATCTCAACGCTATTATGTTTAGCCTAGTGGTTAATGACTTGTTTTTTGGGTTTCAGACTTTTGAGTATGGAGGGTATCGCTATTACAAAGACCGTGGGCACGCTTTCGAGCAACAACTCAACCGCAATACCGGCGGGATGCTCGACAAGCCCCTCTGCGATTATCGTGAGCCGGAACTGCTTTCGCAAATTCCAATGATGATGCTGACTCCGACTATTGTCAATGATGGGCGCAAGCTCATCATCTCACCAGTCAATGCTTCCTATATGACCGTCCCCACCATTTATCAGCAGCGCTTTCTGAATCAAAAAACCAAGGGAATAGAGTTTTTACGTTTTTTCAAAGAGCAAGATGCCGGCAATTTGCGTTTCCTGACGGCACTACGAATGAGTGCTACCTTTCCCTATGTAACACCCAATATCAAGCTGCCTAGCGAACCGGCTATGCAGATTATGGATGCAGGTGTTTCAGATAATTTTGGAATCTCTGATGCCGTACGGTTTCTGTTTACGTTTCGCAAATGGATTCAAGAAAACACCTCCGGGGTTGTTTTTGTCTCAATCCGAGATACACAAAAAGACAAACCCATCGAAAAAAGCATTGAGCAATCACTCTTTCAGCGTATTTTTACACCAGTCAGCTCTTTGTTTGTCAACCTCGAATATGTGCAAGATATTCAGAACGATACCCAGATAGAGTTTGCTCAATCTTGGCTGGGCTTGCCTGTATATCGTGTAGAGTTTCAGTATGTACCCATTTCCAAAAATATGGATGAAGTACAGGAGCGCTACCGCCAATGGCAACAATTACAGACCAGCCCTGCGGTAGCAAACAACGACGAAACTCCTAAAATAATCCGTATCGAACGTGCGCCTTTGAGCTGGCACTTGGCCGACAAAGACAAGGAGAACATCAAACGTACGATTTTTGAGATACGCAATCAGTTGGCTATCAGGCAGCTGAAGGCCTTGCTTTAG